Proteins encoded in a region of the Sphingomonas sp. HMP9 genome:
- a CDS encoding MBL fold metallo-hydrolase has translation MATQPDTAFAPTSHKGLTYPFGGAEPASGGTMQVAPGIDWVRLHIPGPLKHVNCWLLADTDGDALVDTGMNTAPARDAWKAVFAGPKSGVRVTRMIGTHFHPDHIGLAGWMCDHHAAPLVMTRAEWLTARMLAADARDSVPSEMLAFWHAAGWDAAQIDHATAKGWAGFRKIITPLPLGYTRIEDGDTLTIGARDWRIVTGSGHSPEHACLLDEVGGILIAGDQVLPRISPNVSLGVTEPGADPLGEWFASIAKLKTLPGGLLVLPGHGDPFTGLHTRLDAMDREHRERLDELAVFLAEPRRAVDCFGRLFRRAIGPDVLGMATGEALAHLRRLEVEGRAARETHDGVWWWHAT, from the coding sequence ATGGCCACCCAACCCGACACCGCGTTCGCGCCCACCAGCCACAAGGGCCTGACCTACCCGTTCGGCGGCGCAGAGCCCGCAAGCGGCGGCACGATGCAGGTCGCGCCCGGTATCGACTGGGTCCGCCTCCACATCCCCGGCCCGCTGAAGCACGTGAACTGCTGGCTCCTTGCCGACACCGACGGCGATGCCCTCGTCGACACCGGCATGAACACTGCCCCCGCGCGCGACGCCTGGAAGGCCGTGTTCGCAGGACCCAAGTCCGGCGTCCGAGTCACACGGATGATCGGCACGCACTTCCATCCCGATCACATCGGTCTCGCCGGCTGGATGTGCGATCACCACGCCGCGCCGCTCGTCATGACCCGCGCCGAATGGCTCACCGCGCGCATGCTCGCCGCCGACGCGCGCGACTCGGTTCCGTCCGAGATGCTCGCCTTCTGGCACGCCGCCGGCTGGGACGCCGCGCAAATCGACCACGCTACCGCCAAGGGCTGGGCCGGCTTTCGGAAAATCATAACGCCGCTGCCGCTCGGCTACACCCGCATCGAGGACGGCGACACGCTCACCATCGGCGCGCGCGACTGGCGGATCGTCACTGGCTCCGGGCACAGCCCCGAACATGCGTGCCTGCTCGACGAGGTCGGCGGCATCCTGATTGCCGGCGACCAGGTCCTCCCGCGCATCAGTCCCAACGTCTCGCTCGGCGTCACCGAACCGGGCGCAGACCCCTTGGGCGAATGGTTCGCCTCGATCGCCAAGCTGAAGACGCTGCCCGGTGGCCTGCTCGTCCTCCCCGGCCACGGCGACCCGTTCACCGGCCTCCACACGCGGCTGGATGCGATGGACCGCGAACACCGCGAGCGACTCGACGAACTCGCCGTCTTCCTCGCCGAACCCCGCCGCGCGGTCGATTGTTTCGGCCGCCTGTTCCGCCGCGCGATCGGCCCCGACGTTCTCGGCATGGCGACCGGCGAAGCGCTCGCGCATCTTCGCCGCCTCGAAGTCGAAGGCCGCGCGGCCCGCGAAACGCACGATGGCGTGTGGTGGTGGCACGCGACCTGA
- a CDS encoding dienelactone hydrolase family protein, whose amino-acid sequence MCDEHTADDNEAYLAGVSRRQFGVMTGAMGLTMLLPAPANAAVIKGRDVSIITPDGKADAYFVTPATGKHPGVLVWPDVMGLRPAFRQMADRLAQSGYAVLVVNQFYRSTRAPFLKPGESYDQPAVRARIAPFRDALTADGTVRDAKAFTAFIDAQPQTDRKRGLATTGYCMGGPMVMRTAAAVPTRVRAAATFHGGGFVTDTPDSPHLLIPQMKAHYLIAIAANDDARAPTEKDTLRTAFAAAKLPAEIEVYAGTMHGWCPPDSKVYNAAQADKAWARMLALFDKALV is encoded by the coding sequence ATGTGCGACGAGCATACCGCAGACGATAACGAAGCCTATCTGGCGGGCGTCTCGCGTCGCCAGTTCGGGGTGATGACCGGCGCGATGGGGCTGACGATGCTGCTGCCCGCCCCCGCCAATGCCGCGGTCATCAAGGGCCGCGATGTGTCGATCATCACCCCCGACGGCAAGGCCGACGCCTATTTCGTCACGCCCGCCACCGGCAAGCACCCCGGCGTGCTCGTCTGGCCCGACGTGATGGGCCTGCGCCCCGCTTTCCGGCAGATGGCCGACCGGCTCGCGCAATCGGGCTATGCGGTGCTCGTCGTCAACCAGTTCTACCGCTCGACCAGGGCCCCGTTCCTGAAGCCCGGCGAATCCTACGACCAGCCCGCCGTCCGCGCGCGCATCGCGCCGTTCCGCGACGCGCTCACCGCCGACGGCACGGTCCGTGACGCGAAGGCCTTCACCGCCTTCATCGACGCGCAACCACAGACCGATCGCAAGCGCGGGCTGGCCACCACCGGCTATTGCATGGGCGGCCCGATGGTCATGCGCACCGCAGCGGCGGTCCCGACCCGCGTCCGGGCCGCGGCGACTTTCCACGGCGGCGGCTTCGTCACCGACACGCCCGACAGCCCGCATCTGCTGATCCCGCAGATGAAAGCGCACTACCTCATCGCGATCGCCGCCAACGACGACGCGCGCGCGCCCACCGAGAAGGACACGCTGCGCACCGCGTTCGCCGCCGCCAAGCTGCCCGCCGAGATCGAGGTCTATGCCGGCACGATGCACGGCTGGTGCCCGCCCGACTCGAAGGTCTACAACGCGGCCCAGGCGGACAAGGCCTGGGCGCGCATGCTGGCCCTGTTCGACAAGGCGCTGGTGTAA
- a CDS encoding glutathione S-transferase family protein: MTLTLYTNPMSRGRIARWMLEEVGAGYETVILDYDTTMKAEPYLSINPMAKVPAIVHSHKTVTECAAICAYLAEAFPDAELAPRDEERADYYRWLFYAAGPVEAATGNRALGVVPDAAQQRMIGYGSFERVIDVLEQAAAANPYIAGARFTAADVYVGSQVIWGMQFGWLPKRDAFVAYAASLTNRAPYLRAAALDDALLATAA; the protein is encoded by the coding sequence ATGACGTTGACCCTGTACACCAACCCGATGTCGCGAGGTCGGATAGCGCGGTGGATGCTCGAAGAGGTCGGCGCCGGGTATGAAACCGTCATCCTCGACTATGACACGACGATGAAGGCCGAGCCGTATCTGTCGATCAACCCGATGGCCAAGGTTCCGGCGATCGTCCACAGCCACAAGACCGTAACCGAATGCGCCGCGATCTGCGCATATCTCGCCGAGGCGTTCCCCGACGCCGAACTCGCGCCCCGCGACGAGGAACGCGCCGATTATTATCGCTGGCTGTTCTATGCCGCCGGCCCGGTCGAGGCCGCGACCGGCAACCGCGCGCTCGGTGTGGTGCCCGACGCTGCCCAACAACGGATGATCGGCTATGGCAGCTTCGAGCGTGTGATCGACGTGCTCGAACAGGCGGCCGCCGCAAACCCCTACATCGCCGGTGCGCGGTTCACCGCCGCCGACGTCTATGTCGGATCGCAGGTGATCTGGGGCATGCAGTTCGGTTGGCTCCCAAAGCGCGACGCGTTCGTAGCATACGCCGCAAGCCTGACGAACCGCGCACCCTATCTCCGCGCCGCCGCCCTCGATGACGCACTGCTGGCAACAGCTGCCTAG
- a CDS encoding thioredoxin family protein: MSIKCLATLALLATAVAAPAAPRGAVSAPRISATSFDRLPTPLPLPYNEKANADAQVAAARARAVKSHRRLLIDLGGNWCLDCRLLAGTIDLPEMKRFVDSKFVVVTVDIGRFDKNGQIAARYGVKGRLKGVPAVLVVDPRSNRLLNAGHETELADARSMGPQALADWLAKWAA, encoded by the coding sequence ATGTCGATCAAGTGCCTTGCCACGCTCGCGCTGCTCGCGACCGCCGTTGCAGCGCCTGCTGCGCCACGCGGCGCGGTCTCGGCACCGCGGATCAGCGCGACGAGCTTCGACCGGCTGCCGACGCCGCTGCCGCTGCCCTATAACGAGAAGGCGAATGCCGATGCGCAGGTCGCGGCGGCGCGGGCGCGTGCGGTGAAATCGCACAGGCGGTTGCTGATCGATCTCGGCGGCAACTGGTGCCTCGATTGCCGGCTGCTTGCGGGGACGATCGACCTTCCCGAGATGAAGCGGTTCGTCGACAGCAAGTTCGTGGTCGTCACGGTCGATATCGGCCGGTTCGACAAGAACGGCCAGATCGCGGCTCGCTATGGCGTCAAGGGGCGGCTGAAGGGCGTTCCCGCGGTGCTGGTGGTCGATCCGCGCAGCAACCGGTTGCTGAACGCGGGGCATGAGACCGAGCTGGCGGATGCGCGCTCGATGGGACCACAGGCTTTGGCCGACTGGTTGGCGAAATGGGCGGCCTAA
- a CDS encoding DEAD/DEAH box helicase, which translates to MSFADLGLSDELLKAVTDSGYTEPTPIQAGAIPSVLMMRDIIGIAQTGTGKTASFVLPMIDILAHGRSRARMPRSLILEPTRELAAQVAENFEKYGVNSNLSMALLIGGVSMGDQLAALEKGVDVLIATPGRLMDLFGRGKIMLNGCSLLVIDEADRMLDMGFIPDIEEICTKLPKQRQTLLFSATMPPPIKKLADKFLTNPKMIEVSRPASTNLNIKQYLVPVPSQTAKRETLRRILAQDEVTNAIIFCNRKTTVRDLNKVLKQAGYKSGEIHGDMEQPQRLAELELFKTGAVTILVASDVAARGLDIKGVSTVFNYDAPWHPDDYVHRIGRTGRAGASGTAYTFVAPDDSENIQNIEKLTGQTIERLSTGGESKTAIPEPVVEDDAQAPRRERSRHRRAPRADTVAPAIVAEVLAAAAEPVAVEPVPEVKRSRWQRTPIDEPVAAIVPARTAAAPAAVPVEPVWVAPAPAAAPAPAPVATQRFVTVPAEPVRPKAAPQDAPRAEPVRAPQSEANRGGREPVNPAADNGWNGPFPSFLNAVIGGYE; encoded by the coding sequence ATGAGTTTTGCCGATCTCGGCCTCTCCGACGAACTGCTGAAAGCAGTCACCGACTCCGGCTATACCGAGCCGACCCCGATCCAGGCCGGTGCGATCCCGTCCGTGCTGATGATGCGCGACATCATCGGCATCGCCCAGACGGGCACCGGCAAGACGGCGTCGTTCGTGCTGCCGATGATCGACATCCTGGCGCATGGCCGCAGCCGCGCGCGGATGCCGCGCTCGCTGATCCTCGAGCCGACTCGCGAACTCGCCGCGCAGGTGGCGGAGAATTTCGAGAAATACGGGGTCAATTCGAACCTTTCGATGGCGTTGCTGATCGGCGGCGTGTCGATGGGCGACCAGCTCGCCGCGCTGGAGAAGGGCGTCGACGTCCTGATCGCGACGCCGGGCCGGCTGATGGACCTGTTCGGGCGCGGCAAGATCATGCTCAACGGCTGTTCGCTGCTGGTGATCGACGAGGCGGACCGGATGCTCGACATGGGCTTCATCCCCGACATCGAGGAAATCTGCACCAAGCTGCCCAAGCAGCGCCAGACGCTGCTGTTCTCGGCGACGATGCCGCCGCCGATCAAGAAGCTGGCGGACAAGTTCCTGACCAATCCCAAGATGATCGAGGTGTCGCGCCCGGCGTCGACCAACCTCAACATCAAGCAGTATCTGGTGCCGGTGCCGAGCCAGACTGCCAAGCGCGAGACGTTGCGCCGCATCCTCGCGCAGGACGAGGTGACCAACGCGATCATCTTCTGCAACCGCAAGACGACGGTGCGCGACCTGAACAAGGTGCTGAAACAGGCGGGCTACAAGTCGGGCGAGATCCATGGCGACATGGAGCAGCCGCAGCGGCTCGCCGAGCTCGAGCTGTTCAAGACGGGCGCGGTGACCATCCTCGTCGCGTCGGACGTCGCGGCACGCGGGCTCGACATCAAGGGCGTGTCGACGGTGTTCAACTATGATGCGCCGTGGCATCCCGACGATTATGTCCACCGGATCGGCCGCACGGGCCGCGCGGGTGCGAGCGGCACCGCGTACACGTTCGTCGCGCCCGACGATTCGGAAAACATCCAGAATATCGAGAAGCTGACCGGCCAGACGATCGAGCGGCTGAGCACGGGCGGCGAGTCCAAGACCGCGATCCCTGAGCCCGTCGTCGAGGACGACGCACAGGCGCCTCGTCGCGAGCGGTCGCGGCACCGTCGTGCACCGCGCGCGGATACGGTCGCGCCGGCGATCGTCGCCGAAGTGCTGGCCGCGGCGGCCGAGCCGGTTGCCGTCGAGCCCGTGCCGGAGGTGAAACGCTCGCGGTGGCAGCGTACGCCGATCGACGAGCCGGTCGCGGCGATCGTGCCGGCGCGTACCGCGGCGGCGCCCGCCGCGGTTCCGGTGGAGCCGGTTTGGGTCGCGCCTGCGCCTGCCGCTGCTCCCGCCCCCGCTCCGGTTGCAACGCAGCGCTTCGTGACGGTGCCCGCCGAGCCGGTACGCCCCAAGGCCGCGCCGCAGGACGCGCCGCGTGCCGAGCCTGTACGTGCGCCGCAGAGTGAAGCGAACCGTGGCGGTCGCGAGCCGGTCAATCCGGCGGCCGATAACGGCTGGAACGGGCCATTCCCGAGCTTCCTCAATGCCGTCATCGGAGGATATGAATGA